Proteins from one Pseudomonas sp. KBS0710 genomic window:
- a CDS encoding LysR family transcriptional regulator has protein sequence MSFDPGLAGGMGVLAAVVDSGSFARAANSLEMTPSGVSRAISRLEKRLGIRLFDRTTRSVQLTDEGRRFYQHIAPLLAGLEEAADSAADSALTVRGRLRVNIDPYFSRLVLGPVLGDFMRQYPQLQLDLHTRDQLGDLVADGFDLAIRFGIPQSSSLIARKLMEVRVLTLASPAYLEQYGRPTVPQDLETGHMCLDFRDSQTGRPFAWEFHRPGEQVIVRTSGRLVVNDASTLYSVCEHGHAVAQMLDLGLDSAIKAGSLVELFPEWPDERFPLYAYYPSRHLPAAKVRAFLAFVASLKLG, from the coding sequence ATGAGTTTTGATCCAGGCTTGGCCGGCGGTATGGGCGTATTGGCCGCCGTGGTCGACAGCGGCAGCTTTGCCCGCGCCGCCAACAGCCTGGAGATGACGCCTTCGGGGGTCAGCCGGGCGATTTCCCGCTTGGAAAAACGCCTCGGTATTCGCCTGTTCGACCGCACCACCCGCTCGGTGCAATTGACCGACGAGGGGCGACGTTTCTACCAGCACATCGCCCCGTTGTTGGCCGGGCTGGAGGAGGCCGCCGATTCGGCGGCCGACAGCGCCCTCACCGTGCGTGGGCGTTTGCGGGTCAATATCGACCCGTATTTTTCGCGACTGGTACTCGGCCCAGTACTCGGCGACTTCATGCGCCAATACCCGCAACTGCAACTGGACCTGCACACCCGCGATCAACTCGGCGACCTGGTGGCCGACGGCTTTGACTTGGCCATTCGCTTCGGCATCCCGCAATCCTCCTCGCTGATCGCACGCAAACTGATGGAAGTGCGCGTGCTCACCCTGGCCTCCCCTGCCTACCTTGAGCAATACGGCCGCCCCACGGTCCCGCAAGACCTGGAAACCGGGCATATGTGCCTGGATTTTCGCGACTCGCAAACCGGTCGCCCGTTTGCCTGGGAATTCCATCGGCCCGGCGAGCAAGTGATTGTGCGCACCAGCGGCCGCTTGGTGGTTAACGACGCCAGCACCTTGTACAGCGTGTGTGAACACGGGCATGCCGTGGCGCAAATGCTCGACCTCGGCCTGGATTCGGCGATCAAGGCCGGCAGCCTGGTAGAGCTGTTCCCCGAGTGGCCGGACGAGCGTTTCCCGTTGTACGCCTACTACCCGTCGCGGCACTTGCCCGCCGCCAAGGTGCGGGCATTTCTGGCGTTTGTCGCCTCGCTCAAGCTTGGCTAG